The proteins below are encoded in one region of Plasmodium relictum strain SGS1 genome assembly, chromosome: 5:
- the AARP gene encoding asparagine-rich protein, putative gives MSVNQIIGVFIIFVYYINSKQILRKRKLHNSYLLHNIDKKISNYNLNYSDNIESNNKMKKFTYRTSKGENNNIFSLENTNNGSFILLRSKLKEMESDDDSDDDDDDDDDDEDDDDGKERSNNNNNNNNNYPIPYTALPPPPPPVPPPPPPPQPVTASTLLGNMVTAGLKLVGI, from the coding sequence ATGAGTGTAAATCAAATTATTGgtgtatttataatttttgtatattatattaacAGTAAACAGATTTTGAGAAAGAGAAAACTACATAACTCATATTTATTACataatatagataaaaaaataagtaattacaatttaaattattcagaTAATATTgaatcaaataataaaatgaaaaaatttacatatagAACTTCGAAAGGAGAaaacaataatattttttcattggAGAATACAAATAATGGTTCGTTTATTCTCTTGCGTTCCAAATTAAAAGAGATGGAATCGGATGATGATAGCGATGATGACGACGATGACGACGATGACGACGAAGATGATGATGATGGCAAAGAAAggagtaataataataataataataataataattatccAATTCCATACACAGCTCTCCCCCCACCCCCTCCACCAGTTCCCCCTCCTCCCCCTCCACCTCAACCAGTAACAGCTTCAACTCTTCTTGGAAATATGGTTACAGCTGGTTTAAAACTTGTAGGTATTTAG
- the GAPM2 gene encoding glideosome associated protein with multiple membrane spans 2, putative, which yields MYTYGVEGDDGYLQQAQYPSPYENQYQQDEESPSPRGESHTPFIGYFSSHLLRTGFFLQCVSLILMFIFYWAFGGTGIFVFDLYAGPECVKVSSAFHLTISILMAIYLLGTLYIAMFQVFVADNSKWCRGFRAGSKLLSAAVTLDLLSSILRLVQYLYAYFYMNMRWWARYQQTKSDWTLLHFGSIVHSFALFIYGAAFFYMEAYHDEGTYEELAWSNLTLFKLAGLAELLMVFSGFGAFFSILLLGAIICATIWAFSFEPLLEKWSPELHSRDINADVLPEIKNDDDQGGYNEESAYAPYNVNPENMEYGEEMVQQNMNENYVEGNAYDPNMYGQNDGIPTTYDYSQIEGQIQQNAEMGVSENNYPKNGQY from the exons atgtatacaTACGGTGTAGAAGGGGATGATGGATATTTACAGCAAGCACAATATCCATCACCTTATGAAAATCAATATCAGCAAGATGAAGAGTCTCCAAGTCCTAGAGGGGAAAGTCATACTCCATTTATAGGATATTTTAGTTCTCACTTACTTCGAACaggattttttttacaatgtgtatctttaatattaatgtttatattttattggGCATTTGGTGGAACTGGCATTTTTGTATTTGATTTATATGCAGGACCAGAATGTGTTAAAGTATCAAGTGCATTTCATTTGACTATATCAATCCTAATGGCAATATATCTACTAGGTACATTGTATATAGCAATGTTTCAAGTTTTTGTAGCAGATAATAGTAAATGGTGCAGAGGATTTAGAGCAGGATCTAAACTATTATCAGCAGCTGTGACATTAGATCTTTTGTCTTCAATATTAAGATTGGTTCAGTATTTGTATGCATACttttatatgaatatgaGATGGTGGGCAAGATATCAACAAACAAAATCTGATTGGACCTTATTACATTTTGGTAGTATAGTACATAGTTTTGCCTTGTTTATTTATGGTGCagcttttttttatatggaGGCATATCATGACGAGGGTACTTATGAAGAACTTGCTTGGTCAAATTTAACTTTATTCAAATTAGCAGGATTGGCAg AGTTGTTAATGGTATTTTCTGGTTTTGGAGCTTTTTTCTCTATATTGTTATTGGGTGCAATAATATGTGCAACAATTTGGGCTTTTTCTTTTGAGCCTCTATTAGAAAAATGGTCTCCAGAATTACACAGCAGGGATATAAATGCAGATGTATTAccggaaataaaaaatgatgatgACCAAGGTGGATATAACGAAGAAAGTGCTTATGCACCTTATAATGTAAACCCAGAGAATATGGAATATGGAGAAGAAATGGTTCAGCAAAATATGAATGAAAATTATGTTGAAGGTAATGCGTATGACCCCAATATGTATGGTCAGAATGATGGAATACCAACTACATATGATTATTCACAAATAGAAGGACAAATACAACAAAATGCTGAAATGGGAGTGTCTGAGAATAATTACCCAAAAAATGGGCAATATTGA